In a single window of the Rhodamnia argentea isolate NSW1041297 chromosome 2, ASM2092103v1, whole genome shotgun sequence genome:
- the LOC115750016 gene encoding cytochrome P450 716B1-like — MNILIALLLFLLPVLLLLSWRRRGSSRKLPPGSLGIPVIGQSIGLLRAMRTNTGEKWVRERARKYGPISKLTLFGKPTVFIHGQAANKFVFHGDGSMVANKQTSSVRAILGDRNLLELGDQDHKRVRDSFMSFLRPESLKQYVGKMDGEVREHIELHWQGKEKVSVLPLMKILTFNIICSLLFGVEERAEREKFLKNFQEMIEGMWSIPVKLPFTRYNRSLRASSRVQSMLKELVQKKKVKLEQCAATPHQDLITCLLSKRNEGNERAVTDKEILHNIMLVMVAGHDTSSVLITFMLRLLSKNPAVYEAVLQEQEDIARSKNSGEPLAWEDLARMKYTWRVAMETLRMVPPIFGGFRLALKDIDYGGYLIPKGWQIFWASNMTHMDEVIFPEPAKFDPARFENQLSVPPYSFIPFGGGPRICPGNEFARIETLVAIHHLVTQYSWELCSDDHYIRDPMPVPSQGLLLRIAPKKQK; from the exons ATGAACATTCTGATCGctcttctcctctttcttctacCAGTTCTCTTGCTGTTGagctggagaagaagaggaTCGTCGAGAAAGCTGCCTCCGGGATCACTGGGAATCCCCGTGATTGGCCAGAGCATTGGCCTGCTCCGAGCCATGAGGACGAACACGGGCGAGAAATGGGTCCGAGAAAGAGCGAGGAAGTACGGACCGATCTCGAAGCTCACCCTCTTCGGCAAACCGACGGTGTTCATTCACGGGCAAGCGGCGAACAAGTTCGTGTTCCACGGAGACGGCAGCATGGTCGCCAACAAGCAGACATCGTCCGTTCGTGCGATTCTGGGAGACCGCAATCTGCTGGAGCTCGGTGACCAGGATCACAAACGGGTGAGAGACTCTTTCATGTCGTTCTTGAGACCGGAATCGCTGAAGCAGTACGTGGGGAAAATGGATGGAGAAGTCAGAGAGCACATCGAGTTGCACTGGCAGGGGAAGGAAAAAGTGTCG GTGTTGCCCCTGATGAAAATCCTTACATTCAATATCATATGCTCTCTTCTTTTTGGTGTGGAGGAGAGAGCTGAAAGAGAGAAATTCCTGAAAAATTTCCAAGAAATGATAGAGGGGATGTGGTCAATACCAGTGAAGCTGCCGTTCACGCGCTACAACCGGAGCCTCCGTGCAAGCTCCAGGGTCCAAAGTATGTTGAAGGAACTTGTacaaaagaagaaggtgaaaCTAGAGCAGTGCGCTGCAACTCCTCATCAAGATTTGATCACATGCTTGTTAAGCAAGCGCAATGAAGGAAATGAGCGAGCTGTGACTGACAAGGAAATTCTGCACAATATCATGCTGGTCATGGTTGCTGGACATGATACCTCATCGGTTCTCATAACTTTCATGCTGCGTCTTCTATCTAAGAATCCTGCTGTTTATGAAGCAGTTCTTCAAG AACAAGAAGACATAGCAAGAAGCAAGAATTCAGGAGAACCATTAGCGTGGGAAGACCTTGCCAGGATGAAGTACACATGGAGAGTGGCCATGGAAACCCTGAGGATGGTTCCACCCATTTTTGGTGGCTTCAGGTTAGCCTTAAAGGATATCGACTATGGCGGATACCTCATTCCTAAAGGCTGGCAA ATCTTCTGGGCATCGAACATGACACACATGGATGAGGTCATATTCCCGGAGCCAGCAAAGTTCGATCCTGCTAGATTTGAAAACCAGTTGTCGGTACCACCCTACAGCTTCATTCCTTTCGGAGGGGGGCCTCGGATATGCCCGGGAAACGAATTCGCGAGGATCGAAACCCTTGTTGCAATCCATCATCTGGTCACTCAGTACTCCTGGGAGTTATGTTCAGATGATCATTACATTAGGGACCCCATGCCAGTACCTTCTCAAGGACTGCTGCTCCGGATTGCGCCAAAGAAACAGAAATGA
- the LOC115750017 gene encoding uncharacterized protein LOC115750017 isoform X2, with protein sequence MQVHFATRIRFSNPFSNPKSSPFRYASLTIFKLDPFPHQITSVHRSSMKMAKTTHSNPKRPVCPSCSKPVRTCLCTRILSPGLDHPVRVTVLQHSLERKHPLNSTRILRLGLKNVAVATVSDVNFGAKFSISLLERDSEISADGLVGVDLGVQNREQSGVEVENPNSVESNGAYCPGDNRNRGLTAPNNLEVSMDSQVLQNSRSCGVVSRGASKPVISFRIGKKGIIKSIDDIWMSRISHQGADFDAILDCQPARDVLSNGFVVRKLQNLVLNPSSKLEEYEEFALEVPRGSVLLFPTENALSIDELKAAEFEVRNLIVLDGTWMKAKRMYSENPWLKLMPHLKLDLEVMSLYGEVRSQPKAGCLSTLESVIYTMKAVGNSPEGLDQLLDVFKSMVDDQRRCKDERLGKSTSENLYADLTNLKRCRK encoded by the exons ATGCAGGTCCATTTCGCAACCCGAATCCGATTTTCAAACCCGTTCTCGAACCCTAAGTCCAGTCCGTTTCGATACGCGTCCCTCACCATCTTCAAGCTCGATCCTTTCCCCCACCAGATCACCAGCGTGCACCGCAGTTCCATGAAAATGGCGAAAACTACTCACTCCAATCCAAAGCGACCCGTTTGCCCGTCCTGCTCCAAGCCCGTGCGCACGTGCCTCTGCACTCGGATCCTATCTCCGGGTCTGGATCACCCCGTGAGGGTCACCGTTCTCCAGCACAGCCTGGAACGGAAGCACCCTCTCAATTCCACTCGAATCTTGAGGCTAGGGCTCAAGAACGTCGCCGTTGCTACCGTTTCCGACGTCAACTTCGGCGCAAAGTTTTCGATTTCGCTGCTCGAGCGAGACTCCGAAATCAGCGCCGATGGATTGGTTGGTGTGGATTTGGGTGTCCAAAACAGGGAGCAATCTGGAGTGGAGGTGGAAAACCCTAATTCGGTCGAATCGAATGGAGCTTATTGTCCTGGGGATAATAGGAACCGCGGTTTGACTGCACCAAACAATTTGGAAGTTTCGATGGATTCCCAGGTGCTGCAGAACTCACGCTCATGTGGAGTCGTGTCTAGAGGTGCTAGCAAACCCGTTATCAGTTTTCGAATTGGCAAGAAGGGCATTATCAAATCGATAGACGACATTTGGATGTCTCGAATCAGTCATCAAGGAGCTGATTTTGATGCCATATTAGATTGTCAGCCCGCTCGTGATGTTCTGTCGAATGGATTTGTGGTTAGGAAATTGCAAAACCTTGTATTGAATCCGAGCTCGAAGCTAGAAGAATATGAGGAATTTGCACTCGAGGTGCCGCGCGGGTCGGTGCTTCTTTTCCCGACCGAGAATGCACTCAGCATTGACGAACTCAAGGCAGCTGAGTTCGAAGTCAGGAACTTGATTGTGCTGGATGGCACATGGATGAAGGCGAAGAGAATGTACAGTGAGAATCCTTGGTTGAAGCTGATGCCTCATTTGAAGTTGGATTTGGAGGTGATGAGCTTGTACGGAGAAGTTAGAAGTCAGCCTAAGGCTGGATGTTTGTCCACCCTCGAGAGTGTCATTTACACGATGAAGGCAGTTGGGAACAGTCCGGAGGGGCTGGATCAATTGTTAGATGTCTTCAAGTCCATGGTCGATGACCAGAGACGATGTAAAGATGAAAGATTGGGTAAATCGACTTCAGA GAATCTCTATGCagatttgacaaatttaaaaagatGCCGGAAATAG
- the LOC115750017 gene encoding uncharacterized protein LOC115750017 isoform X6 has product MQVHFATRIRFSNPFSNPKSSPFRYASLTIFKLDPFPHQITSVHRSSMKMAKTTHSNPKRPVCPSCSKPVRTCLCTRILSPGLDHPVRVTVLQHSLERKHPLNSTRILRLGLKNVAVATVSDVNFGAKFSISLLERDSEISADGLVGVDLGVQNREQSGVEVENPNSVESNGAYCPGDNRNRGLTAPNNLEVSMDSQVLQNSRSCGVVSRGASKPVISFRIGKKGIIKSIDDIWMSRISHQGADFDAILDCQPARDVLSNGFVVRKLQNLVLNPSSKLEEYEEFALEVPRGSVLLFPTENALSIDELKAAEFEVRNLIVLDGTWMKAKRMYSENPWLKLMPHLKLDLEVMSLYGEVRSQPKAGCLSTLESVIYTMKAVGNSPEGLDQLLDVFKSMVDDQRRCKDERLGM; this is encoded by the exons ATGCAGGTCCATTTCGCAACCCGAATCCGATTTTCAAACCCGTTCTCGAACCCTAAGTCCAGTCCGTTTCGATACGCGTCCCTCACCATCTTCAAGCTCGATCCTTTCCCCCACCAGATCACCAGCGTGCACCGCAGTTCCATGAAAATGGCGAAAACTACTCACTCCAATCCAAAGCGACCCGTTTGCCCGTCCTGCTCCAAGCCCGTGCGCACGTGCCTCTGCACTCGGATCCTATCTCCGGGTCTGGATCACCCCGTGAGGGTCACCGTTCTCCAGCACAGCCTGGAACGGAAGCACCCTCTCAATTCCACTCGAATCTTGAGGCTAGGGCTCAAGAACGTCGCCGTTGCTACCGTTTCCGACGTCAACTTCGGCGCAAAGTTTTCGATTTCGCTGCTCGAGCGAGACTCCGAAATCAGCGCCGATGGATTGGTTGGTGTGGATTTGGGTGTCCAAAACAGGGAGCAATCTGGAGTGGAGGTGGAAAACCCTAATTCGGTCGAATCGAATGGAGCTTATTGTCCTGGGGATAATAGGAACCGCGGTTTGACTGCACCAAACAATTTGGAAGTTTCGATGGATTCCCAGGTGCTGCAGAACTCACGCTCATGTGGAGTCGTGTCTAGAGGTGCTAGCAAACCCGTTATCAGTTTTCGAATTGGCAAGAAGGGCATTATCAAATCGATAGACGACATTTGGATGTCTCGAATCAGTCATCAAGGAGCTGATTTTGATGCCATATTAGATTGTCAGCCCGCTCGTGATGTTCTGTCGAATGGATTTGTGGTTAGGAAATTGCAAAACCTTGTATTGAATCCGAGCTCGAAGCTAGAAGAATATGAGGAATTTGCACTCGAGGTGCCGCGCGGGTCGGTGCTTCTTTTCCCGACCGAGAATGCACTCAGCATTGACGAACTCAAGGCAGCTGAGTTCGAAGTCAGGAACTTGATTGTGCTGGATGGCACATGGATGAAGGCGAAGAGAATGTACAGTGAGAATCCTTGGTTGAAGCTGATGCCTCATTTGAAGTTGGATTTGGAGGTGATGAGCTTGTACGGAGAAGTTAGAAGTCAGCCTAAGGCTGGATGTTTGTCCACCCTCGAGAGTGTCATTTACACGATGAAGGCAGTTGGGAACAGTCCGGAGGGGCTGGATCAATTGTTAGATGTCTTCAAGTCCATGGTCGATGACCAGAGACGATGTAAAGATGAAAGATTGG GCATGTGA
- the LOC115750017 gene encoding uncharacterized protein LOC115750017 isoform X1 — protein MQVHFATRIRFSNPFSNPKSSPFRYASLTIFKLDPFPHQITSVHRSSMKMAKTTHSNPKRPVCPSCSKPVRTCLCTRILSPGLDHPVRVTVLQHSLERKHPLNSTRILRLGLKNVAVATVSDVNFGAKFSISLLERDSEISADGLVGVDLGVQNREQSGVEVENPNSVESNGAYCPGDNRNRGLTAPNNLEVSMDSQVLQNSRSCGVVSRGASKPVISFRIGKKGIIKSIDDIWMSRISHQGADFDAILDCQPARDVLSNGFVVRKLQNLVLNPSSKLEEYEEFALEVPRGSVLLFPTENALSIDELKAAEFEVRNLIVLDGTWMKAKRMYSENPWLKLMPHLKLDLEVMSLYGEVRSQPKAGCLSTLESVIYTMKAVGNSPEGLDQLLDVFKSMVDDQRRCKDERLGKSTSENLWADSKNLKRCQE, from the exons ATGCAGGTCCATTTCGCAACCCGAATCCGATTTTCAAACCCGTTCTCGAACCCTAAGTCCAGTCCGTTTCGATACGCGTCCCTCACCATCTTCAAGCTCGATCCTTTCCCCCACCAGATCACCAGCGTGCACCGCAGTTCCATGAAAATGGCGAAAACTACTCACTCCAATCCAAAGCGACCCGTTTGCCCGTCCTGCTCCAAGCCCGTGCGCACGTGCCTCTGCACTCGGATCCTATCTCCGGGTCTGGATCACCCCGTGAGGGTCACCGTTCTCCAGCACAGCCTGGAACGGAAGCACCCTCTCAATTCCACTCGAATCTTGAGGCTAGGGCTCAAGAACGTCGCCGTTGCTACCGTTTCCGACGTCAACTTCGGCGCAAAGTTTTCGATTTCGCTGCTCGAGCGAGACTCCGAAATCAGCGCCGATGGATTGGTTGGTGTGGATTTGGGTGTCCAAAACAGGGAGCAATCTGGAGTGGAGGTGGAAAACCCTAATTCGGTCGAATCGAATGGAGCTTATTGTCCTGGGGATAATAGGAACCGCGGTTTGACTGCACCAAACAATTTGGAAGTTTCGATGGATTCCCAGGTGCTGCAGAACTCACGCTCATGTGGAGTCGTGTCTAGAGGTGCTAGCAAACCCGTTATCAGTTTTCGAATTGGCAAGAAGGGCATTATCAAATCGATAGACGACATTTGGATGTCTCGAATCAGTCATCAAGGAGCTGATTTTGATGCCATATTAGATTGTCAGCCCGCTCGTGATGTTCTGTCGAATGGATTTGTGGTTAGGAAATTGCAAAACCTTGTATTGAATCCGAGCTCGAAGCTAGAAGAATATGAGGAATTTGCACTCGAGGTGCCGCGCGGGTCGGTGCTTCTTTTCCCGACCGAGAATGCACTCAGCATTGACGAACTCAAGGCAGCTGAGTTCGAAGTCAGGAACTTGATTGTGCTGGATGGCACATGGATGAAGGCGAAGAGAATGTACAGTGAGAATCCTTGGTTGAAGCTGATGCCTCATTTGAAGTTGGATTTGGAGGTGATGAGCTTGTACGGAGAAGTTAGAAGTCAGCCTAAGGCTGGATGTTTGTCCACCCTCGAGAGTGTCATTTACACGATGAAGGCAGTTGGGAACAGTCCGGAGGGGCTGGATCAATTGTTAGATGTCTTCAAGTCCATGGTCGATGACCAGAGACGATGTAAAGATGAAAGATTGGGTAAATCGACTTCAGA GAATCTCTGGGCAGATtcgaaaaatctaaaaagatGCCAGGAATAG
- the LOC115750017 gene encoding uncharacterized protein LOC115750017 isoform X5, with protein sequence MQVHFATRIRFSNPFSNPKSSPFRYASLTIFKLDPFPHQITSVHRSSMKMAKTTHSNPKRPVCPSCSKPVRTCLCTRILSPGLDHPVRVTVLQHSLERKHPLNSTRILRLGLKNVAVATVSDVNFGAKFSISLLERDSEISADGLVGVDLGVQNREQSGVEVENPNSVESNGAYCPGDNRNRGLTAPNNLEVSMDSQVLQNSRSCGVVSRGASKPVISFRIGKKGIIKSIDDIWMSRISHQGADFDAILDCQPARDVLSNGFVVRKLQNLVLNPSSKLEEYEEFALEVPRGSVLLFPTENALSIDELKAAEFEVRNLIVLDGTWMKAKRMYSENPWLKLMPHLKLDLEVMSLYGEVRSQPKAGCLSTLESVIYTMKAVGNSPEGLDQLLDVFKSMVDDQRRCKDERLGISGQIRKI encoded by the exons ATGCAGGTCCATTTCGCAACCCGAATCCGATTTTCAAACCCGTTCTCGAACCCTAAGTCCAGTCCGTTTCGATACGCGTCCCTCACCATCTTCAAGCTCGATCCTTTCCCCCACCAGATCACCAGCGTGCACCGCAGTTCCATGAAAATGGCGAAAACTACTCACTCCAATCCAAAGCGACCCGTTTGCCCGTCCTGCTCCAAGCCCGTGCGCACGTGCCTCTGCACTCGGATCCTATCTCCGGGTCTGGATCACCCCGTGAGGGTCACCGTTCTCCAGCACAGCCTGGAACGGAAGCACCCTCTCAATTCCACTCGAATCTTGAGGCTAGGGCTCAAGAACGTCGCCGTTGCTACCGTTTCCGACGTCAACTTCGGCGCAAAGTTTTCGATTTCGCTGCTCGAGCGAGACTCCGAAATCAGCGCCGATGGATTGGTTGGTGTGGATTTGGGTGTCCAAAACAGGGAGCAATCTGGAGTGGAGGTGGAAAACCCTAATTCGGTCGAATCGAATGGAGCTTATTGTCCTGGGGATAATAGGAACCGCGGTTTGACTGCACCAAACAATTTGGAAGTTTCGATGGATTCCCAGGTGCTGCAGAACTCACGCTCATGTGGAGTCGTGTCTAGAGGTGCTAGCAAACCCGTTATCAGTTTTCGAATTGGCAAGAAGGGCATTATCAAATCGATAGACGACATTTGGATGTCTCGAATCAGTCATCAAGGAGCTGATTTTGATGCCATATTAGATTGTCAGCCCGCTCGTGATGTTCTGTCGAATGGATTTGTGGTTAGGAAATTGCAAAACCTTGTATTGAATCCGAGCTCGAAGCTAGAAGAATATGAGGAATTTGCACTCGAGGTGCCGCGCGGGTCGGTGCTTCTTTTCCCGACCGAGAATGCACTCAGCATTGACGAACTCAAGGCAGCTGAGTTCGAAGTCAGGAACTTGATTGTGCTGGATGGCACATGGATGAAGGCGAAGAGAATGTACAGTGAGAATCCTTGGTTGAAGCTGATGCCTCATTTGAAGTTGGATTTGGAGGTGATGAGCTTGTACGGAGAAGTTAGAAGTCAGCCTAAGGCTGGATGTTTGTCCACCCTCGAGAGTGTCATTTACACGATGAAGGCAGTTGGGAACAGTCCGGAGGGGCTGGATCAATTGTTAGATGTCTTCAAGTCCATGGTCGATGACCAGAGACGATGTAAAGATGAAAGATTGG GAATCTCTGGGCAGATtcgaaaaatctaa
- the LOC115750017 gene encoding uncharacterized protein LOC115750017 isoform X4 produces MQVHFATRIRFSNPFSNPKSSPFRYASLTIFKLDPFPHQITSVHRSSMKMAKTTHSNPKRPVCPSCSKPVRTCLCTRILSPGLDHPVRVTVLQHSLERKHPLNSTRILRLGLKNVAVATVSDVNFGAKFSISLLERDSEISADGLVGVDLGVQNREQSGVEVENPNSVESNGAYCPGDNRNRGLTAPNNLEVSMDSQVLQNSRSCGVVSRGASKPVISFRIGKKGIIKSIDDIWMSRISHQGADFDAILDCQPARDVLSNGFVVRKLQNLVLNPSSKLEEYEEFALEVPRGSVLLFPTENALSIDELKAAEFEVRNLIVLDGTWMKAKRMYSENPWLKLMPHLKLDLEVMSLYGEVRSQPKAGCLSTLESVIYTMKAVGNSPEGLDQLLDVFKSMVDDQRRCKDERLGKSTSEIKL; encoded by the exons ATGCAGGTCCATTTCGCAACCCGAATCCGATTTTCAAACCCGTTCTCGAACCCTAAGTCCAGTCCGTTTCGATACGCGTCCCTCACCATCTTCAAGCTCGATCCTTTCCCCCACCAGATCACCAGCGTGCACCGCAGTTCCATGAAAATGGCGAAAACTACTCACTCCAATCCAAAGCGACCCGTTTGCCCGTCCTGCTCCAAGCCCGTGCGCACGTGCCTCTGCACTCGGATCCTATCTCCGGGTCTGGATCACCCCGTGAGGGTCACCGTTCTCCAGCACAGCCTGGAACGGAAGCACCCTCTCAATTCCACTCGAATCTTGAGGCTAGGGCTCAAGAACGTCGCCGTTGCTACCGTTTCCGACGTCAACTTCGGCGCAAAGTTTTCGATTTCGCTGCTCGAGCGAGACTCCGAAATCAGCGCCGATGGATTGGTTGGTGTGGATTTGGGTGTCCAAAACAGGGAGCAATCTGGAGTGGAGGTGGAAAACCCTAATTCGGTCGAATCGAATGGAGCTTATTGTCCTGGGGATAATAGGAACCGCGGTTTGACTGCACCAAACAATTTGGAAGTTTCGATGGATTCCCAGGTGCTGCAGAACTCACGCTCATGTGGAGTCGTGTCTAGAGGTGCTAGCAAACCCGTTATCAGTTTTCGAATTGGCAAGAAGGGCATTATCAAATCGATAGACGACATTTGGATGTCTCGAATCAGTCATCAAGGAGCTGATTTTGATGCCATATTAGATTGTCAGCCCGCTCGTGATGTTCTGTCGAATGGATTTGTGGTTAGGAAATTGCAAAACCTTGTATTGAATCCGAGCTCGAAGCTAGAAGAATATGAGGAATTTGCACTCGAGGTGCCGCGCGGGTCGGTGCTTCTTTTCCCGACCGAGAATGCACTCAGCATTGACGAACTCAAGGCAGCTGAGTTCGAAGTCAGGAACTTGATTGTGCTGGATGGCACATGGATGAAGGCGAAGAGAATGTACAGTGAGAATCCTTGGTTGAAGCTGATGCCTCATTTGAAGTTGGATTTGGAGGTGATGAGCTTGTACGGAGAAGTTAGAAGTCAGCCTAAGGCTGGATGTTTGTCCACCCTCGAGAGTGTCATTTACACGATGAAGGCAGTTGGGAACAGTCCGGAGGGGCTGGATCAATTGTTAGATGTCTTCAAGTCCATGGTCGATGACCAGAGACGATGTAAAGATGAAAGATTGGGTAAATCGACTTCAGA GATCAAACTTTAA
- the LOC115750017 gene encoding uncharacterized protein LOC115750017 isoform X3 produces MQVHFATRIRFSNPFSNPKSSPFRYASLTIFKLDPFPHQITSVHRSSMKMAKTTHSNPKRPVCPSCSKPVRTCLCTRILSPGLDHPVRVTVLQHSLERKHPLNSTRILRLGLKNVAVATVSDVNFGAKFSISLLERDSEISADGLVGVDLGVQNREQSGVEVENPNSVESNGAYCPGDNRNRGLTAPNNLEVSMDSQVLQNSRSCGVVSRGASKPVISFRIGKKGIIKSIDDIWMSRISHQGADFDAILDCQPARDVLSNGFVVRKLQNLVLNPSSKLEEYEEFALEVPRGSVLLFPTENALSIDELKAAEFEVRNLIVLDGTWMKAKRMYSENPWLKLMPHLKLDLEVMSLYGEVRSQPKAGCLSTLESVIYTMKAVGNSPEGLDQLLDVFKSMVDDQRRCKDERLGKSTSDRIKL; encoded by the exons ATGCAGGTCCATTTCGCAACCCGAATCCGATTTTCAAACCCGTTCTCGAACCCTAAGTCCAGTCCGTTTCGATACGCGTCCCTCACCATCTTCAAGCTCGATCCTTTCCCCCACCAGATCACCAGCGTGCACCGCAGTTCCATGAAAATGGCGAAAACTACTCACTCCAATCCAAAGCGACCCGTTTGCCCGTCCTGCTCCAAGCCCGTGCGCACGTGCCTCTGCACTCGGATCCTATCTCCGGGTCTGGATCACCCCGTGAGGGTCACCGTTCTCCAGCACAGCCTGGAACGGAAGCACCCTCTCAATTCCACTCGAATCTTGAGGCTAGGGCTCAAGAACGTCGCCGTTGCTACCGTTTCCGACGTCAACTTCGGCGCAAAGTTTTCGATTTCGCTGCTCGAGCGAGACTCCGAAATCAGCGCCGATGGATTGGTTGGTGTGGATTTGGGTGTCCAAAACAGGGAGCAATCTGGAGTGGAGGTGGAAAACCCTAATTCGGTCGAATCGAATGGAGCTTATTGTCCTGGGGATAATAGGAACCGCGGTTTGACTGCACCAAACAATTTGGAAGTTTCGATGGATTCCCAGGTGCTGCAGAACTCACGCTCATGTGGAGTCGTGTCTAGAGGTGCTAGCAAACCCGTTATCAGTTTTCGAATTGGCAAGAAGGGCATTATCAAATCGATAGACGACATTTGGATGTCTCGAATCAGTCATCAAGGAGCTGATTTTGATGCCATATTAGATTGTCAGCCCGCTCGTGATGTTCTGTCGAATGGATTTGTGGTTAGGAAATTGCAAAACCTTGTATTGAATCCGAGCTCGAAGCTAGAAGAATATGAGGAATTTGCACTCGAGGTGCCGCGCGGGTCGGTGCTTCTTTTCCCGACCGAGAATGCACTCAGCATTGACGAACTCAAGGCAGCTGAGTTCGAAGTCAGGAACTTGATTGTGCTGGATGGCACATGGATGAAGGCGAAGAGAATGTACAGTGAGAATCCTTGGTTGAAGCTGATGCCTCATTTGAAGTTGGATTTGGAGGTGATGAGCTTGTACGGAGAAGTTAGAAGTCAGCCTAAGGCTGGATGTTTGTCCACCCTCGAGAGTGTCATTTACACGATGAAGGCAGTTGGGAACAGTCCGGAGGGGCTGGATCAATTGTTAGATGTCTTCAAGTCCATGGTCGATGACCAGAGACGATGTAAAGATGAAAGATTGGGTAAATCGACTTCAGA CAGGATCAAACTTTAA